In Thermomonas paludicola, the following are encoded in one genomic region:
- the rimI gene encoding ribosomal protein S18-alanine N-acetyltransferase, which translates to MNQARAYVDTDAPSLRPMREADLDAVMAIEQRAYPFPWTRGIFRDCLQANYAMWVVERADGALLGYGVLSIAVGEAHVLNLCSAPGHERQGLGRRMLLALLKIARGHGAQRVFLEVRPSNLRAIALYEQNGFNEIGRRPRYYPAPDNGREDAIVMAMELLADE; encoded by the coding sequence ATGAATCAGGCGCGCGCCTATGTCGACACCGATGCGCCCAGCCTGCGTCCGATGCGGGAGGCCGATCTGGATGCGGTGATGGCGATCGAGCAGCGCGCCTACCCGTTTCCGTGGACGCGCGGCATTTTCCGCGATTGCCTGCAGGCCAATTACGCGATGTGGGTGGTGGAGCGCGCCGATGGGGCCTTGCTGGGCTATGGCGTGCTCAGCATCGCGGTGGGCGAAGCCCATGTGCTCAACCTGTGCAGCGCGCCCGGCCACGAGCGGCAGGGCCTGGGGCGGCGCATGCTGCTGGCGCTGCTGAAAATCGCGCGCGGCCATGGCGCGCAGCGGGTGTTCCTGGAGGTGCGCCCCTCCAACCTGCGCGCGATCGCGCTGTACGAGCAGAACGGGTTCAACGAAATCGGCCGCCGCCCGCGCTATTACCCGGCGCCCGACAACGGGCGCGAGGATGCGATCGTGATGGCGATGGAGTTGCTGGCCGACGAGTGA
- a CDS encoding proline--tRNA ligase has product MRLSRFHLRTEKETPADAEIISHKLMLKAGMIRKLAAGLYTWSPLGLRVLRKVESVVREEMNRAGAIEMTMPSVQPKELWEETGRWAKFGPQLLKIRDRKDQDYCFTPTAEEAVTDFFRQEVASYKQLPLNFYQITSKFRDEIRPRFGVMRAREFIMKDAYSFHVDDDSLHAEYRNMYDTYSRIFTRLGLKFRAVAADTGAIGGSASHEFHVLADSGEDSIAYSDSSDYAANVELAEAVSRDSRPAPAEALREVATPVQKTCDEVAALLGIPLQRTVKSVAIMATNADNEAQFVLAQVRGDHSVNEIKLSKLPGLADYRLATEAEILDYLGSEPGFLGPLDAKKPIRVIADRSVAAMADFVVGANKPGFHIAGVNWGRDLAEPEVADIRNVLAGDPSPDGNGLLGLCRGIEVGHVFALGRKYSEAMKCTVLDAGGKAVHPAMGCYGIGVSRIVAAAIEQNHDDAGILWPAAMAPWQVAVCVINPKQDPALAAAADALHAELIAAGLDAVLDDRGLRAGAMFADIELIGIPHRVVVSPRGLEAGTFEYRARSAGESENLDREALLDKLRI; this is encoded by the coding sequence ATGCGCCTGTCCCGATTCCACCTCCGCACCGAAAAAGAAACCCCCGCCGATGCCGAGATCATCAGCCACAAGCTGATGCTCAAGGCCGGCATGATCCGCAAGCTCGCCGCCGGCCTGTACACCTGGTCGCCGCTGGGGCTGCGGGTGCTGCGCAAGGTCGAATCGGTGGTGCGCGAGGAAATGAACCGCGCCGGCGCCATCGAGATGACGATGCCGTCGGTGCAGCCGAAGGAACTGTGGGAAGAAACCGGGCGCTGGGCGAAATTCGGCCCGCAACTGCTGAAAATCCGCGATCGCAAGGATCAGGACTACTGCTTCACCCCCACCGCCGAGGAAGCCGTCACCGACTTTTTCCGCCAGGAAGTGGCCAGCTACAAGCAGCTGCCGCTCAATTTCTACCAGATCACCAGCAAGTTCCGCGACGAAATCCGCCCGCGCTTCGGGGTGATGCGCGCGCGCGAATTCATCATGAAGGACGCCTATTCCTTCCACGTCGACGACGATTCGCTGCACGCCGAATACCGCAACATGTACGACACCTATTCGCGCATCTTCACCCGGCTGGGGCTGAAGTTCCGCGCGGTGGCGGCGGATACCGGCGCGATCGGCGGCAGCGCCTCGCACGAATTCCACGTGTTGGCCGACTCCGGCGAAGATTCCATCGCCTATTCCGACAGCTCCGATTACGCCGCAAACGTGGAGCTGGCGGAAGCGGTGTCCCGCGATTCCCGGCCCGCGCCCGCCGAAGCCCTGCGCGAAGTCGCCACCCCGGTGCAGAAAACCTGCGACGAGGTCGCCGCGCTGCTTGGCATTCCGCTGCAGCGCACCGTCAAATCGGTCGCCATCATGGCCACCAATGCCGACAACGAAGCGCAATTCGTCCTGGCGCAGGTACGCGGCGACCATTCGGTCAATGAAATCAAATTGTCGAAATTGCCGGGCCTGGCCGATTACCGGCTGGCCACCGAGGCGGAGATTCTCGACTACCTAGGCAGCGAGCCCGGCTTCCTTGGCCCGCTCGATGCGAAAAAGCCGATCCGCGTCATCGCCGACCGCAGCGTGGCGGCCATGGCCGACTTCGTGGTGGGCGCCAACAAGCCCGGTTTCCATATTGCCGGCGTGAACTGGGGGCGCGACCTGGCGGAACCGGAAGTCGCCGACATCCGCAATGTCCTCGCCGGCGACCCTTCCCCGGACGGCAACGGCCTGCTGGGCCTGTGCCGCGGAATCGAGGTTGGCCACGTGTTCGCGCTCGGCCGCAAATACTCCGAGGCGATGAAATGCACCGTTCTGGACGCCGGCGGCAAGGCGGTGCATCCGGCGATGGGTTGCTACGGCATCGGCGTTTCGCGCATCGTTGCCGCGGCCATCGAACAGAATCACGACGACGCCGGCATTCTGTGGCCGGCGGCGATGGCACCGTGGCAAGTGGCGGTGTGCGTGATCAATCCGAAGCAGGATCCGGCGCTGGCCGCCGCCGCCGACGCCCTGCACGCGGAATTGATTGCCGCCGGGCTGGATGCAGTGCTCGACGACCGCGGATTGCGCGCCGGCGCGATGTTTGCCGATATCGAACTGATCGGCATTCCGCACCGGGTGGTGGTCTCCCCGCGCGGGCTGGAAGCCGGCACGTTCGAATATCGGGCGCGCAGCGCCGGCGAATCCGAGAATCTCGACAGGGAGGCGCTGCTGGATAAACTTCGCATCTGA
- a CDS encoding DUF4124 domain-containing protein: MKQAALLLLAIAAGAAAWWWYSSEMPRRERERMAAAEVAAIQAERANALYRWRDDAGALHVTQSPPKGRKYERISRIPADGIEVHGERD, translated from the coding sequence ATGAAACAGGCCGCTCTACTGCTGCTGGCCATCGCCGCCGGCGCGGCGGCGTGGTGGTGGTATTCCAGCGAGATGCCGCGCCGCGAACGCGAACGCATGGCCGCCGCCGAAGTTGCGGCAATCCAGGCCGAACGCGCCAACGCGCTGTATCGCTGGCGCGATGACGCGGGCGCCCTGCACGTCACCCAAAGCCCTCCGAAGGGCCGCAAGTACGAACGCATCAGCCGCATTCCGGCCGATGGCATCGAGGTCCACGGCGAACGCGATTGA
- the pssA gene encoding CDP-diacylglycerol--serine O-phosphatidyltransferase — MDEIDTSHAPRPRVRGIYLLPNLFTTGGLFGGFFAIIAASQGRFEAACIAIFVAAVLDGLDGRVARLTNTQSEFGVQYDSLADLISFGMAPAMVMYHWALLALKQDSMTLGKIGWLAAFLYAACAALRLARFNSQVGTVDKRWFVGLASPAAAGLMASFVWVCQEFGWSGEELRYAALGLTVTAGLLMVSRIRYSSFKGGGHGPKADRVPFFVLVLVVAILIALWIAPAETLLAASTLYALSGPLLWFRRRKLPAQDGAA; from the coding sequence ATGGACGAAATCGACACCTCCCACGCCCCCCGGCCGCGCGTTCGCGGCATCTACCTGCTGCCCAACCTGTTCACCACCGGTGGCCTGTTTGGCGGTTTCTTCGCCATCATCGCGGCCTCGCAGGGCCGCTTCGAAGCCGCCTGCATCGCCATTTTCGTGGCGGCGGTGCTGGATGGGCTGGATGGCCGGGTGGCGCGGCTGACCAATACGCAGAGCGAGTTCGGCGTGCAGTACGACTCGCTGGCCGACCTGATCAGCTTCGGCATGGCCCCGGCGATGGTGATGTACCACTGGGCGCTGCTGGCGCTGAAGCAGGACAGCATGACCCTGGGCAAGATCGGCTGGCTGGCGGCATTCCTGTATGCGGCGTGCGCGGCGCTGCGGCTGGCGCGCTTCAACAGCCAGGTCGGCACCGTGGACAAGCGCTGGTTCGTCGGCCTGGCCAGCCCGGCGGCAGCGGGATTGATGGCCAGCTTCGTCTGGGTGTGCCAGGAATTCGGCTGGTCGGGCGAAGAGCTGCGCTATGCCGCGCTGGGTTTGACCGTCACCGCCGGGCTATTGATGGTCAGCCGCATCCGCTACAGCAGCTTCAAAGGCGGCGGGCACGGCCCCAAGGCCGACCGGGTGCCGTTTTTCGTGCTGGTGCTGGTGGTGGCCATTTTGATTGCGCTGTGGATCGCGCCCGCGGAAACCCTGCTGGCTGCGTCCACGCTGTATGCCTTGTCCGGGCCGTTGCTCTGGTTCCGCCGGCGCAAGCTGCCAGCGCAGGACGGCGCTGCTTGA
- a CDS encoding sensor domain-containing diguanylate cyclase, translating into MRNPATVENTAYRQLLDEVGAFVYTTDAQGHFTYANQLVLALLGPNLTLEDVLGKAFTDFVDIGENTELRDTDLRVLRDGETIAREETNLIHATGELRCYWSMKKPLRDADGAIIGMLGVSHDITEKKRLEDKVREQKELLDAVLDNAEGLIYMKGADRRFKYANRKAAAVLGQPVENIVGRLDSELMPREAADAFWEKDLQILASGTRYAGEESLVDANGQQRHYWSVVVPWSGFDGMPVLIGLVTDITELHELKEELQRQTRTDSLTGVANRRSFFERGEQEFARCRRHALPLALIAIDIDHFKRVNDVYGHPVGDRVLRDFTDCCRQMLREVDLCARTGGEEFCILLPDTDLDGAYVIAERIRTMTIACRPCAEHPALGITASFGIVALGDGDARFEHLFSRADHALYAAKRQGRNRSVVLGEGMTDAAE; encoded by the coding sequence GGGCCACTTCACCTATGCCAACCAGTTGGTCCTGGCGCTGCTGGGGCCAAACCTGACCCTGGAGGACGTCCTCGGCAAGGCGTTCACCGATTTCGTCGATATCGGCGAGAACACCGAACTGCGGGACACCGACCTGCGCGTCCTGCGCGACGGCGAAACCATCGCCCGCGAGGAAACCAACCTGATCCATGCCACCGGCGAATTGCGCTGCTACTGGTCGATGAAGAAGCCGTTGCGCGATGCCGATGGCGCCATCATCGGGATGCTCGGCGTCTCCCACGACATCACCGAGAAAAAGCGGCTGGAAGACAAGGTCCGCGAGCAGAAGGAGCTGCTGGATGCGGTGCTCGACAACGCCGAAGGGCTGATCTACATGAAGGGGGCCGACCGCCGCTTCAAGTACGCCAACCGGAAAGCCGCCGCCGTGCTGGGCCAGCCGGTCGAGAACATCGTGGGCCGCCTGGACAGCGAGCTGATGCCGCGCGAGGCCGCCGATGCGTTCTGGGAAAAAGACCTGCAGATCCTTGCCTCCGGCACGCGTTACGCCGGCGAGGAATCGCTCGTCGATGCCAACGGCCAGCAGCGTCACTACTGGAGCGTGGTGGTGCCGTGGTCGGGCTTCGACGGCATGCCGGTGCTGATCGGCTTGGTTACCGACATCACCGAGCTGCACGAACTGAAGGAAGAACTGCAGCGCCAGACCCGCACCGACAGCCTCACCGGCGTCGCCAACCGGCGCAGTTTTTTCGAGCGCGGAGAGCAGGAGTTCGCCCGCTGCCGCCGCCACGCGTTGCCGCTGGCGCTGATCGCCATCGACATCGACCACTTCAAGCGGGTCAACGACGTCTATGGCCATCCGGTGGGCGACCGGGTGCTGCGCGATTTCACCGACTGCTGCCGGCAGATGCTGCGCGAAGTGGATCTGTGCGCGCGCACCGGCGGCGAAGAGTTCTGCATCCTGCTGCCCGACACCGACCTTGATGGCGCCTATGTCATCGCCGAACGCATCCGCACCATGACCATCGCGTGCCGGCCTTGCGCGGAGCACCCGGCGCTGGGAATCACCGCCAGTTTCGGCATCGTCGCGCTGGGCGATGGCGATGCGCGCTTCGAACACCTGTTCTCGCGCGCCGACCACGCGCTGTACGCGGCCAAGCGGCAGGGTCGCAACCGCAGCGTCGTGCTGGGGGAAGGCATGACCGACGCAGCAGAATGA
- a CDS encoding DUF4124 domain-containing protein — MRITHTLAIALLLASAATPSLAQQQQRVYQWKDANGVTHYADTEPTAGHKTRDIDVRSGTAADPNAAKPVENEQCTNARANALRLQGSGAVGIDTNGDGKPDRNLTADERKSQLELNQAAVKAFCPPSKS; from the coding sequence ATGCGCATCACCCACACCCTCGCCATCGCCCTGCTGCTGGCCAGCGCAGCCACCCCGTCGCTGGCCCAGCAGCAACAGCGCGTCTATCAATGGAAAGACGCCAACGGGGTCACCCATTACGCCGACACCGAGCCGACCGCGGGGCACAAGACCCGCGACATCGACGTCCGTTCCGGCACCGCGGCCGACCCCAATGCGGCCAAGCCGGTGGAAAACGAACAATGCACCAACGCCCGCGCCAACGCCCTGCGTTTGCAGGGCAGCGGCGCCGTGGGCATTGACACCAATGGCGACGGCAAGCCGGATCGCAACCTGACCGCCGACGAGCGCAAGTCGCAGCTCGAACTGAACCAGGCCGCGGTCAAGGCCTTCTGCCCACCCTCCAAATCATGA